The following are from one region of the Candidatus Shapirobacteria bacterium genome:
- a CDS encoding NUDIX domain-containing protein, whose product MDTEECQKVSVAGLLILNGKALVVRRSGKETFLPGVYEIPGGKVEFGEKPNQSIIREFQEEVNLKIKPLIPFRVFDYISKEGKRQTIEIVYLVELDNDTANNLKLSDAHDKYEWVGKDYISELNLSDEIRLDLEDGFRIFFQVFHH is encoded by the coding sequence ATGGACACAGAAGAATGTCAAAAAGTTTCCGTAGCGGGGTTACTTATTCTCAACGGCAAAGCCCTTGTTGTTAGACGGTCGGGCAAAGAAACTTTTCTCCCCGGAGTCTATGAAATACCGGGTGGCAAAGTTGAATTTGGTGAAAAACCGAACCAGAGTATCATAAGAGAATTCCAGGAAGAAGTTAATTTAAAAATTAAACCCTTAATTCCGTTTAGGGTATTTGATTACATATCAAAAGAAGGGAAAAGACAGACAATAGAAATCGTCTATTTAGTTGAATTAGACAATGATACCGCTAATAATTTAAAACTTAGCGACGCACACGATAAATATGAATGGGTAGGCAAAGACTATATTTCAGAGCTAAACTTGTCAGACGAAATAAGGCTCGACTTAGAAGATGGTTTCAGAATTTTTTTTCAAGTCTTCCATCACTAA
- a CDS encoding NAD(P)/FAD-dependent oxidoreductase, producing MKKKILIIGGGLTGLTAAYELAKNEISVTVAEKECELGGLLGSFRINDYYLEKTYHHIFRTDKSIIELIRELGLANRLRWYESSIGLYYDGKMYPFVTPIDLLKFKPLGIVDKIRMGLAAVYLQKDIKWKKYLKTPAYKWMKKWCGERAYQVVWKPLLVGKFGDKYKRVSMAWLWARIHTRGGSKDADGKERLGYMDGGFGLIIDRLRGEITKMGGVIKTKTKIVHADLKQDIKDYDAVISTIPSKGIDYLGAVNVVFTSKQNLSQYYWHNINDIESPFLAFIQHTNLVGYCQYGGDFVYYMGAYIPHDHKLFTESDENVYNEFFDYLKKIYPEFDRKKIIKKFLFRFKNAQHVVTTNFQLPITNYELNKVKVYSANFAQIFPEDRGTNYAVREGIKVANLVMEDLKKNSETIF from the coding sequence ATGAAGAAAAAAATTTTGATAATCGGCGGAGGACTGACCGGTTTAACTGCGGCCTATGAATTGGCTAAAAATGAAATTTCAGTAACAGTGGCCGAAAAGGAATGTGAACTAGGTGGACTACTGGGCAGTTTTAGGATAAACGATTATTATCTTGAAAAAACCTACCACCACATCTTTAGAACCGACAAATCAATCATAGAACTGATTCGGGAATTGGGATTGGCTAACCGCTTAAGGTGGTATGAAAGCTCGATTGGGCTCTACTACGACGGTAAAATGTATCCGTTTGTCACCCCGATTGATCTTTTAAAATTTAAACCTTTGGGAATTGTTGACAAAATCAGAATGGGACTGGCTGCAGTTTATCTTCAAAAAGATATTAAGTGGAAAAAATATTTGAAAACCCCGGCTTATAAATGGATGAAAAAGTGGTGCGGAGAGAGAGCCTACCAGGTAGTTTGGAAGCCACTTTTGGTCGGAAAGTTTGGTGATAAATACAAGCGAGTGTCGATGGCCTGGTTGTGGGCTCGGATTCATACCCGGGGCGGGTCGAAGGATGCCGACGGGAAAGAAAGATTGGGGTACATGGATGGGGGGTTTGGGCTGATTATTGATAGATTGCGAGGAGAAATTACAAAAATGGGTGGAGTTATCAAAACAAAGACTAAAATTGTACATGCTGATTTGAAGCAGGATATAAAAGATTACGATGCGGTGATATCGACGATTCCGTCAAAAGGAATTGATTATTTGGGGGCGGTTAACGTAGTATTTACGTCGAAACAAAATTTGAGTCAATACTATTGGCATAATATCAATGATATTGAGTCCCCCTTTTTGGCGTTTATCCAACACACTAACCTTGTGGGGTATTGTCAATATGGGGGTGATTTTGTTTATTATATGGGAGCATATATACCTCATGATCATAAGTTATTTACCGAAAGTGACGAAAATGTTTATAACGAATTTTTTGATTATTTGAAAAAGATATATCCCGAGTTTGACAGGAAAAAGATTATTAAAAAATTTTTGTTTAGATTTAAAAACGCCCAGCATGTGGTAACAACTAATTTTCAATTACCAATTACGAATTACGAATTAAACAAAGTCAAAGTATATTCTGCGAACTTTGCTCAAATATTTCCGGAAGACAGAGGAACAAATTATGCCGTACGGGAGGGGATTAAAGTGGCAAATTTAGTGATGGAAGACTTGAAAAAAAATTCTGAAACCATCTTCTAA